The following nucleotide sequence is from Desulfomonile tiedjei.
TCCGAGAACAGGAATGGTGAGACAGATGTCTCGTCGGTCGAAGGAGGACGGACAATCCCGCGTTCCGCACGGGACTGTGACCATTGAGGGATCCTCGGTATCGGAAATGGCATTTGGCAACCAATATGGACGTGGACGCAGACCCGCGCATCCATGAGGAATCCTGCCATAGCGCCGGATTTGATTGCCCCGATGTTTTGTCTTAGCCAAACCGCATCACATTGCCCGGAAAGGGCGAAAGATAACCGCGACGAAGGGAGAGGAAAGAGTTATGCCGAACGAAGTGAGCCACGCGCTGTTGATATTGGAGGAACCTGTTCAATACGTGTGCTTGGCCTTTATGGCCTTGATGTACACTATTAAGATCTATCAGCTGCTGAAAAAACCCTTTCCAGCAGAAAGGGCGGAGCTTAAAGGTGATCGGGTCGCAGGAGCACTGCATTCTCTTACCAACGTGCTTCGCCCCTGGGACATGGAGAGCACCGAGAAGAACCTTTACTTTTATACAGAGTTCTTGATTTTTCACATCGCAGTCGCCCTCACCATCGGGTCGACCTTTCTTATTCCTTTGGTGCCATTTCTCATGACTCCTACTGTCACCGCGGTCTTCATGGTTTTCATGGGGCTTGCCTTCCTGATTGGGCTTCGCCGCATCTACAGGCGGCTCACAGTGCCGGAGATCAAGATTATCAGCAGCCCTGACGACTACTTCGCCATCATCCTCATGACGGTGTTCTTTGGGGTGGGAGTTGTGACCATGTGGTTGTGGATTCAGGGCAAACCTGAGACGGGCTGGATGTGGCTCTTCTTCCTGATGACCACATTTTTCCTCATTTATGTGCCCTTCAGCAAGATATCCCATTACGTGCTCTATCCCTTCGGCCGGGTCAATTTCGGCATGGTTTTCGGCGGGCGGGGGATTTTGAACAAGGGCAACGTGAATGCCACATGGAACCCCAAAGTCTGAAGCCGGTAATCAGGATTACGACAATATACGATGGAGGAAGATAGATGGCTGAAATACAAGAGAAACAGGCTGACCAACTGAAACCCGAGGCCCCTGAAAAGCTCGGCTCGCCCGAAGAGAGAGAGTGGCCCTTGAAACCCGAATTCACGCCGGAAATGCTGGCCGAGATGGAGAAGCTACTTCCCGCCAAGCTCAATCGCGTGGTGGCCGCGTCTCTTGCCGGGTGCATTCATTGCGGCATGTGCAGCGACGCTTGCCACTACAGTGTTTCCATCCCTGAAGACAAGACCCTGGTACCCGCGTACAAGGCGGACAGGTTTCGCAAATGGTACAAAAGCCGATACGACTGGATGGGGCGGATTTTCCCTTCTTTTGTGGGAGCTAAACCTCTGACCAAAGACCTGGCTGAGGATATGTTCGATAAGCTCTTCGGCGGTTGTACCATGTGTCGGCGCTGTACCTATAATTGCCCCATGGGTGTTGATTATGGAATGATGGTGCGGGCTGCTCGTGGTATAATGCAGCAAGTTGGGCGCTGTCCCGCGAACCTGCAGGAAACGGTGGACACCCATTACAATCACGGCAACAACATGGCCGTGCCGCAGGATGAGTTCATCGAGACCATAGAATGGATCGAAGAAGAACTGCAGGATGAGGACGGATGCCAGAATTTCACCATTCCTGTAGACAAGAAGGGAGCGCAATATTTCCTTACGCTTAATCCGCGTGAGCCGAAATATTATCCGCTCACCATTCAGGCCAGCGCCAAAGTACTGAATGCCGCAGGCGTGGATTTCACGATTTCTTCCCGTTACTGGGATCTTACAAATTATGCTCTGTTCAACGGCAACGACGCGGACGCCAAGCTGTTCGCCATGTGGCAGGCCGAGGATGTCAAAAGACTCGGTTGTGAATACCTGCTTTCCGGCGAATGCGGTCACGGGTACCGCGCACTTCGATGGGAATTGCCCACCTGGGTCGGCGGCGTTCCGTTTAAGATCACGAGCATGATGGAACT
It contains:
- a CDS encoding (Fe-S)-binding protein — protein: MAEIQEKQADQLKPEAPEKLGSPEEREWPLKPEFTPEMLAEMEKLLPAKLNRVVAASLAGCIHCGMCSDACHYSVSIPEDKTLVPAYKADRFRKWYKSRYDWMGRIFPSFVGAKPLTKDLAEDMFDKLFGGCTMCRRCTYNCPMGVDYGMMVRAARGIMQQVGRCPANLQETVDTHYNHGNNMAVPQDEFIETIEWIEEELQDEDGCQNFTIPVDKKGAQYFLTLNPREPKYYPLTIQASAKVLNAAGVDFTISSRYWDLTNYALFNGNDADAKLFAMWQAEDVKRLGCEYLLSGECGHGYRALRWELPTWVGGVPFKITSMMELMAQLILEGKIKCDKSVWEGKRFTYHDSCNIARSGGVLEEPRIVIRAAVDDFVEMEHNKERSFCCGGGGGALAMSEFSPRRIAAGKIKADEIRATGANVVLQSCHNCTDQLKEIIDHWHIGAKVMNLAELLAPALVL